In Mustela lutreola isolate mMusLut2 chromosome 1, mMusLut2.pri, whole genome shotgun sequence, one genomic interval encodes:
- the LOC131822674 gene encoding putative olfactory receptor 5AK3, which translates to MEQNNGTEVTEFILLGFAGQHKSCYILFAVFLVIYLATLVGNMGMILLIKSDSCLHTPMYFFLQHLAFVDLCYTSAITPKMLQNFVETEQSISFTGCMVQLLVYGAFATIDCYILAAMAVDRYVAICNPLRYPTVMSQAVCLQLLVGSYFLGFLNASVNMSFTFSLNFCKSNKINHFFCDEPPLLALSCSSIDFNIMLLTIFVGFNLMFTVLVVLFSYIYILAAILKISTAAGRKKAFSTCASHLTAVIIFYGTLSYMYLHHGTKESQEQEKMASVFYGIIIPMLNPLIYSLRNQDVKEALKGIRKKCF; encoded by the coding sequence ATGGAACAAAACAATGGCACTGAAGTAACTGAATTCATTCTCCTCGGATTTGCTGGTCAACACAAGTCTTGTTATATCCTCTTCGCTGTATTTCTAGTGATCTATCTGGCCACACTGGTGGGGAATATGGGGATGATCCTACTCATCAAGAGTGATTCTTGCCTTCACACCCCAATGTACTTCTTCCTCCAACACTTGGCATTTGTTGATCTCTGCTACACCTCCGCTATCACTCCCAAGATGCTGCAAAACTTTGTCGAAACAGAGCAATCCATCTCATTCACAGGATGTATGGTGCAATTACTAGTCTATGGTGCCTTTGCAACAATTGACTGCTACATCCTGGCTGCAATGGCAGtggaccgctatgtggccatctgcaaccCACTCCGCTATCCAACGGTCATGTCCCAGGCAGTCTGCCTTCAACTCCTAGTTGGTTCCTACTTCCTAGGCTTCCTGAATGCCTCTGTAAACATGAGTTTTACTTTCTCATTGAACTTCTGCAAATCCAATAAAATTAACCACTTTTTCTGCGATGAACCCCCACTTCTTGCCCTCTCGTGCTCCAGCATTGACTTCAACATCATGCTATTAACTATCTTTGTGGGGTTTAACTTGATGTTCACTGTGCTGGTGGTCCTCTTTTCCTACATATATATCCTGGCTGCCATCCTGAAGATATCAACTGCTGCAGGGAGGAAAAAAGCTTTCTCCACATGTGCCTCTCACCTGACAGCTGTCATCATCTTTTATGGGACTCTGTCTTACATGTACCTGCACCATGGCACCAAGGAGTCTCAAGAGCAAGAAAAAATGGCTTCTGTGTTTTATGGAATTATTATCCCTATGTTAAATCCCCTCATCTACAGCCTGAGAAACCAAGATGTAAAGGAAGCCCTAAAAGGGATTAGAAAGAAGTGTTTCTAG